Proteins encoded in a region of the Neoarius graeffei isolate fNeoGra1 chromosome 3, fNeoGra1.pri, whole genome shotgun sequence genome:
- the LOC132882904 gene encoding uncharacterized protein LOC132882904 → MSRLQTLNEMSHLERCRFGRPSPRHGLKLLFWFAKDCISFDFNNEMLSECDPDDGEFGFHLFENRYERTGDKLLPDVDLPYYVVGNLNKPRSYELPHYVREEYTGLYDNSNTDRIIVSMDNEWFDKVYVTEHNDRSNYNSDVTYRISKGLLKLIQGLSLNDFLWRTGFSRKPEYTVQMPVIITGLNISIPQPKHTPPVNQRTTALMPAVSSPRNWDTCIEIIPENDSQNESDLVFLNRPKRKRCCECTIL, encoded by the coding sequence ATGAGCAGACTGCAGACGCTGAATGAGATGTCTCATCTGGAGCGGTGTCGCTTCGGCCGTCCTTCTCCACGACACGGACTCAAGCTGCTCTTCTGGTTCGCTAAAGACTGTATCTCATTTGATTTCAACAATGAAATGCTCTCCGAGTGCGATCCAGATGATGGAGAGTTCGGGTTCCACCTGTTTGAGAACCGATATGAGAGAACTGGAGATAAACTTCTACCTGATGTGGATCTGCCATACTACGTGGTGGGGAATCTGAACAAACCCCGATCGTACGAGCTGCCCCATTATGTCCGAGAGGAGTACACTGGTCTGTATGACAACAGCAACACGGACCGCATCATAGTCAGCATGGATAATGAGTGGTTTGATAAAGTTTATGTGACTGAACATAATGATCGCTCCAACTACAACTCAGACGTCACGTACCGCATCAGCAAAGGCCTCCTGAAGCTCATCCAGGGTCTGAGTTTAAACGACTTCCTCTGGAGAACTGGGTTTTCAAGGAAACCTGAGTACACTGTCCAAATGCCTGTGATCATCACAGGTCTGAACATTTCTATCCCTCAACCCAAACACACGCCTCCTGTCAATCAAAGGACCACCGCTTTAATGCCAGCAGTCAGTTCTCCGAGGAACTGGGACACCTGCATCGAGATCATACCAGAGAACGACTCGCAGAACGAATCAGATTTGGTCTTTTTGAACAGACCTAAAAGGAAGAGATGTTGTGAATGTACCATCCTTTAG